One segment of Streptomyces sp. XD-27 DNA contains the following:
- a CDS encoding GlxA family transcriptional regulator, which yields MSALRIAVLAYPGCFASEVFGVPDLLTMATHVAGPDRAGYEVTVVSPRRRVAASGGAALAVSPLREADVLVVPGFELLPGLDLDARLAQLAAEIAAIRAHAAEGRAVVSLCVGAFLLAEAGLLDGRRATTSWLFADELARRCPDAEVRPERLVVTDQGVTTTAAFSAMYDFALELIRRHSGAGVARTTARVALVDDARTSQTPYVDARLLPRPGHEFSHRVMRHLDQHLTARYDLAALSDTFHVSTRTLLRRFADETGLSPLEYLQSSRVRRARHLLESTDRTVAGVSAAVGYRDPATFAALFARHTGRRPSHYRAAFRRGAG from the coding sequence GTGAGCGCGCTGCGGATCGCGGTCCTCGCCTATCCGGGCTGCTTCGCGTCCGAGGTGTTCGGCGTGCCCGATCTGCTGACGATGGCCACGCACGTGGCGGGGCCGGACCGGGCCGGCTACGAGGTGACGGTGGTCTCGCCCCGGCGTCGTGTCGCCGCATCGGGCGGCGCGGCACTGGCCGTCTCGCCGCTGCGCGAGGCCGACGTCCTGGTGGTGCCGGGCTTCGAGCTGCTGCCGGGCCTGGACCTGGACGCGAGGCTCGCGCAGCTCGCCGCGGAGATCGCGGCGATCCGCGCGCACGCCGCCGAGGGCCGGGCCGTGGTCTCCCTGTGCGTCGGCGCGTTCCTGCTCGCAGAGGCCGGGCTGCTCGACGGTCGCCGGGCCACCACGTCCTGGCTGTTCGCGGACGAACTGGCCCGGCGCTGTCCGGACGCCGAAGTGCGGCCCGAGCGGCTGGTCGTCACCGATCAGGGGGTGACGACGACGGCGGCCTTCAGCGCGATGTACGACTTCGCTCTGGAGCTGATCCGCCGGCACAGCGGTGCCGGCGTGGCGCGGACCACCGCGCGGGTGGCGCTCGTCGACGACGCGCGCACGTCGCAGACTCCGTACGTCGACGCGAGGCTGCTGCCGCGGCCCGGACACGAGTTCTCCCACCGGGTGATGCGCCACCTCGATCAGCACCTCACCGCCCGCTACGACCTCGCCGCGCTGTCGGACACCTTCCATGTCAGCACCCGCACGCTGCTGCGGCGCTTCGCGGACGAGACCGGCCTCAGTCCGCTCGAGTACCTGCAGTCCTCGCGCGTCCGTCGCGCCCGCCACCTCCTGGAGTCCACGGACCGGACCGTCGCCGGCGTCTCTGCCGCGGTCGGCTACCGGGACCCGGCGACCTTCGCCGCGCTCTTCGCCCGGCACACCGGGCGCCGCCCGAGTCACTACCGGGCCGCCTTCCGGCGCGGCGCCGGGTGA